A single Phragmites australis chromosome 4, lpPhrAust1.1, whole genome shotgun sequence DNA region contains:
- the LOC133914533 gene encoding heavy metal-associated isoprenylated plant protein 30-like — MSVSSALSSFLFCCFYPTGGHRHGHRAGAYYYSSHPTSTNTFYYHDGGLAGRRMGRSRPLSLQTVELKVRMCCSGCERVVKHALTKLRGVDSVEVEVEMEKVTVTGYVDRHRVLKEVRRAGKKAEFWPNPDLPLHFTSAKDYFRDEESYRRTYNYYRHGYNGDKHGHLPEPHRGADPVSNMFNDDDVNACSIM; from the exons ATGTCGGTGTCCTCTGCCCTGTCGTCCTTCCTGTTCTGCTGCTTCTACCCCACCGGCGGCCATCGCCATGGTCACCGCGCCGGCGCGTACTACTACAGCAGCCACCCGACGAGCACCAACACCTTCTACTACCACGACGGGGGCCTCGCCGGCCGCAGGATGGGTCGGAGCAGACCGCTGTCGTTGCAG ACGGTGGAGCTGAAGGTCCGGATGTGCTGCTCGGGGTGCGAGCGGGTGGTGAAGCACGCGCTGACGAAGCTGCGGGGCGTGGActcggtggaggtggaggtggagatggagaaggtgaCGGTGACGGGGTACGTGGACCGGCACCGGGTGCTCAAGGAGGTGCGTCGCGCGGGGAAGAAGGCGGAGTTCTGGCCCAACCCTGACCTGCCGCTGCACTTCACGTCGGCCAAGGACTACTTCCGCGACGAGGAGTCCTACCGCCGCACCTACAACTACTACCGCCACGGCTACAACGGCGACAAGCACGGCCACCTCCCGGAGCCCCACCGCGGCGCCGACCCCGTCAGCAACATGTTCAACGACGACGACGTCAACGCCTGCTCCATCATGTAA